GCTTCTGGGCGTTGCTCCTGCTGATTGTTGTCGGCACCTTGGGCTACCAGCTGATTGAGGGCTGGACAGGGCTAGATGCTCTGTACATGACGATCACAACGCTGGCTACGGTGGGATTTGGGGAAGTGAATCCCCTCAGTCCCAAGGGCCGGCTATTTACGATCCTGCTGATCTTGGCAGGGTTGATTTTGATTGGCTATGTGATCAAGACTGCAACCGAAGCCTTGGCCGAGGGATACTTCCAAGAAACGCTGCGCGATCGCCGACTACGACACTTACTCAATCGCTTGCACAATCACTACATCATTTGCGGCTTTGGTCGGACTGGCCAAGAAATTGCCCGTGAGTTCAACGCAGAAGCGCTGCCGTTTGTCGTTTTAGACAATGATGAGGCTGCGATTGACACAGCGATCGCGGCTGGATTTCAGGCATTTGTGGGTGATGCCACGCTCGATGAAGTGTTGATCAAAGCGGGAATTGAGCGGGCGCGCTGCTTGGTGGCGGCCATGCCGTCTGATGCGGACAACCTATACGCGATCCTGTCGGCTAAGACCCTGAATTCAGAGCTGCGAACGATCGCTAGGGCAAGTTCCGCTGAAGCTGTGCAAAAGCTGCGGCGCGGTGGGGCAGATGCAGTAGTGTCGCCTTACATCACTGGAGGTCGGCGGATGGCCGCAGCGGCTCGCCGTCCACAAGCGATCGATTTCATTGATGATCTGACTTCTGCCAGTGAGCGCTCGGTCTACATTGATGAGTTTTTGCTTGAGCAACCGCGATCGCGTTTTTTGGGGCGTACGCTACGGGATGCCGACCTGCGGGGGCGATCGGGGGCACTGATTCTGGCAATTCGGCGCACCGATGGCACCTTGATTGCGGGGCCCACTGGCGAAACCTATCTGGAGCTGGGCGATTTGTTGCTCTGCCTAGGAACTCGTCAGCAACTCCAAGCACTTGAGCAGTTATTGGCCTAGTGGGTTCCGCTGGGATCGTAAAATCAACCCTGCCAATGCCCACTGGAGCGCAACATCATGACTGCCCTACCCCTGACCGATCGCGTTGCCCTTGTGACGGGAGCCTCTCGGGGCATTGGTCGGGCGATCGCCTTGGAATTGGCAGCAGCGGGGGCGAAGGTGGCGGTTAACTACGCTAGTTCTGCGGGTGCTGCCGACGAAGTCGTGGCAGCGATCGCGGCGGCAGGGGGCGAAGCTTTTGCAGTCAAAGCCGATGT
The sequence above is a segment of the Synechococcus elongatus PCC 11801 genome. Coding sequences within it:
- a CDS encoding potassium channel family protein, whose protein sequence is MEPQRSRRSLNHRRNLVYSFWALLLLIVVGTLGYQLIEGWTGLDALYMTITTLATVGFGEVNPLSPKGRLFTILLILAGLILIGYVIKTATEALAEGYFQETLRDRRLRHLLNRLHNHYIICGFGRTGQEIAREFNAEALPFVVLDNDEAAIDTAIAAGFQAFVGDATLDEVLIKAGIERARCLVAAMPSDADNLYAILSAKTLNSELRTIARASSAEAVQKLRRGGADAVVSPYITGGRRMAAAARRPQAIDFIDDLTSASERSVYIDEFLLEQPRSRFLGRTLRDADLRGRSGALILAIRRTDGTLIAGPTGETYLELGDLLLCLGTRQQLQALEQLLA